The nucleotide window GCGATCTCCTCGAACCGCTTCGCCGCGTCCTCCACCGACGCGCCGTAGGCGTGCATCGCGAGGCCGGCGTGCCAGCGCGCGTGCCGCTGGAGCGCGCGCCGCAGCTGGCCCAGGCGCACCGCCGGGCTGCCGCCGCCCAGCCCCTCGTCCACCATCATCTGCTCCGCGTAGTGCGCCCACCCCTCCACCAGCGACGAGGGGGTGAAGACCTTGCGCACCTCGGTGGGGATCTGCGAGCGGTAGAGGAGCTGCACGAAGTGGCCGGGCATCGCCTCGTGCACCGTGATTCCCAGAAGGCCCGGGTAGTTGAAGTAGGTGAGGTGCTGCTCCTTCTGCTCCGCCGTCCACGCGGGGTCCACGTTGGTGATGTTGTAGAACGCCTCCGTGGCGACGTCCTCGAAGGGCCCCGGGGTGTCCATGGAGGCGAAGCCCTGCCGCGCGTACTCCGGCGTCGGGCGCACCACCGGCATCCGGTCGCTGGGCAGCGTGACGATGCCGTGCTCCACGATGAAGCGGCGGATGGTGTCGAGCTGCGCGCGGGCGGTGGGGATGAGCTGCTTGGGCGTGGGATGCACGCCCGTGATGGAGTCCATCACCTGGAGCGGAGTGCGGCGCGGGTCGATGCGCGCCGCCTCGCGGGCCACCCGCGCGTGGTAGTCGCGGATGGCGCGCTCGTTCACGTCGCGAAGCTGGTCCGCCGTCAGGTCGACGAACTCCTCGTACTTCACCTTCCTCTCGAAGACGGAGCGCCCCAGGCGGAAGTCGCCGCGGGCCGTGGGTACCACGTCCCTCTCCAGCCACGCCGCGTACCCCTCCATCTCGGTGATGGCGCGATTGCGCGCGGCCTCGAAGCGCGTGCGCAGCGCGGCGTCGGCGCTGCCGGCGCCCTGCGCGGCGAGGGCGGCCGGGAGATCCTGGCGCAGGAAGCTCACTGTGCCGCGCGTGTTCCGCACCGCGTCCGTCGCCCAGAGCTGCGGGACGTCGGCGAGGTTGGCGCGCGCGGCGGCCAGGACCGCCGGGATGCCTTCCATGCGCGCGATCAGCAGCTCCATCCGCCGCGGCGCAGGGGCGAACTCGCGCGAGGCGATCGACGCCAGACCACCCGCCACCACGTTGTTGTAGTACGACGGGTTCTTTCGCCACCCGCGCACCTCCTCCCACTCCAGAAGCTCGGCGCGCAGGGCGTGGTCGAGGATCTGGTGATCGAACCGCGCGTCCTGGTTAAGGGACGCGGGGTCGATGGTGCCCAGCTCGGCCAGGAATCGGTGCAGCTCGGCCGTACGGCGGTCGATCGCGGGGCGTGAGAGGTCGGGGAGGCGCTCGTCGAAGCGGTGGATCCCCAGGCCGGTGGAGCGCACCGGATCGGCGGCGTAGTACCAGTCCAGAAAGGTGCGCGCGAAGCGGTCGTAGCGCGCCTGCTGGCCGGCGTTCGCGGGGGCGGGGGCGGTGCGCGGCGCCGCGGGGGCGCACGCGGCCAGCGCCAGCGCGAGCAGGACGGTACGCCTCATGGCTCATCCGTGCGAAGTGTGTGCGGGTCGGGAGGTCGCTCCGAAGATAGCCCGCCCTCCGCGCGGGGCGCCACCCGGCGTCAGAACAGGGGGTGCCCGCGCCGTTCAATGAACGAAGCTCCGCGGTTCATCGAACGGCGACCGAACGCCCGGCCCGCGTCTCCGGAGCGGGCGGCAAAGCGCGCAAATCGTGCGCACGCAACGGCTTGCGGCGCGCGGCGTCGTGGGCCCCTTCGATGCACGGGAGCGGGCCATCCCCACCGGCATCCGCCGGCGTCGCGATCCATCTCCACCCGGACGGTGCCGTATGTGGAAGCGCTCTCCCCTCCTCCTGATCGTCCTGCTGGCCGCCTGCAGCGAATCCGGCTCCGACCAGGGCTCCTCGATCCAGCGGGAGGAGCTGATCGACTTCGTGGAACTGGAGAGCGCGCAGACGCCGAGCGACAGCGGCGGGCCGGCGGGCATGATGTACGAGACCGCGCAGGCGATCCCCCCCGAGCTCGAAGACGGCGGGTCCGGCCTCGCGAGGACGAGGGGCGAACGATACGCGTCGCTCAGCGAGAACCGCTTCATGGATGCGCGCCGGGCGCCGCTCTCCACATTCGCCATCGACGTGGACGCGGCATCGTACAGCAACGTGCGGCGCTTCCTCACCAGCGGCGCCCTTCCGCCGGCCGACGCGGTGCGGATCGAGGAGCTGGTCAACTACTTCGATTACGACTATCCCGATCCCACCGGCGAGGACCCGTTCTCCATCACCACCGAAGTATCCGCGGCGCCGTGGAACCCGCGCCACCGCCTGGTGCACGTGGGGCTGCAGGGGCGGCGGATGAGCACGGAGCGCCTCCCGCCCAGCAACCTCGTCTTCCTGGTGGACGTCTCCGGCTCCATGCAGTCGCCGGACAAGCTGCCGCTGGTGCAGGAGAGCCTGCGCATGCTCACGGACCAGCTTCGCCGCCAAGATCGCGTCGCCATCGTGCTGTACGCGGGCGATGCGGGGGTGGCGCTTCCCAGCACATCGGGCGCGGACAAGGCGGCCATCCGCCGCGCCATCGACGCGATGTACGCGGGCGGCTCCACCAACGGCGCGGGCGGCATCACCACGGCGTACGAGACGGTGCGGCGCAACTACATCCCCGGCGGCAACAACCGCGTGATCCTGGCCACCGACGGCGACTTCAACGTGGGCGTCAGCACCGACGCGGAGCTGGTGAAGCTGATCGAGCGCGAGCGCAACGACGGGATCTCGCTCACGGTGCTGGGCTTCGGCACGGGGAACTACCAGGACGCCAAGATGGAGGCGCTGGCGGACCACGGAAACGGCAACTACGCCTACGTGGACGACGTCGGCGAGGCGCGCAAGGCGCTGGTGGAGGAGATGGCGGGGACGCTGCACACGCTCGCCAAGGACGTAAAGGTCCAGGTGGAGTTCGACCCGGCGCGCGTGCAGAGCTACCGCCTGATCGGCTACGAGAACCGGGCCCTGGCCGCGCGCGACTTCCACGACGACCGCAAGGATGCCGGCGAGCTGGGCGCGGGCCACTCGGTGACTGCGCTCTACGAAGTCGTCCCCCGCCCCGACGCGGACGGCGGGCAGCTGCTGACGGTGCGGCTGCGCTACAAGGCGCCCAACGGCGTGCACAGCCGCGCCCTCGCGCGCGCCGTCCCCAACCGGGTCACGCCCCCCGCGCGCGCATCGGACGACTTCCGCTTCGCCGCGGCGGTGGCGGAGTGGGGGATGCTCCTGCGCGGCTCCGCCTACCGCGGCTCCGCATCGTACGACGCCGTGCTCGCCCGCGCCCGCTCCGCCCGCGGCCCGGACCTGCAGGGCCACCGCGCCGAGTTCGTGCAGCTCGTGGAAGCGTCGCGCCGGCTGGGTGTGCGCGGCGAGTGAACGGAACAAGTGCGTGAGTGCGTTAGTGCGTGAGTGCGTTCCATTCATTTGTCATCCTGAGGGAGCCGCCCGACGGATGCCGACGGTGCGCCGTACTCCTGCGGCGACCGAAGGATCTACTGCGCGAGGCAGGAGGACGGCGACGTACCACGGGCCTCGCGCCACGCGCAGTAGATCCTTCGCTCCGCGCCAGAGTCTGGAGCACGGGCGAGGGCGGAGGGGCGCGGGGCTCAGGATGACAAAAAAGGCGGAGCGCGGAGGAATTCTCCTCCGCGCCCCCGCCGCCTCAAGCGCACTAACGCACTAACGCACTAACGCACTAACGCACTAACGCACTAACGCACTTCTGTTACGCACTTCCGTGCATCTCCTGCCCCGACAGCGTCCGCGTCTCGCCGATGTTGGGCTCGCTGCCGGTGACGATGCCCTTCACGACCTCAAAGAGCACGACCGGGCGCGGGGTGTTGTTCACCATGTAGACCACCGAGTCCGCGTCCACGGCGATGAGGACTATGCGCGGATCGTCCGGGCCACCGTCGCGCTCGCCGCCCTCGTCGCCGAACCAGGCGCGCCAATCGGGCTTGTAGAGCTCGTGGATCTTGGCGCGGTCCCGCACCAGGCGGGCGCGCGCGCTCACCGACACCCACTCGCGCGTGCGGTCGCGGTAGAAGGAGACGTTGACGTGCGGGTCCGTCTCCAGCTCGTCCAGCTTGTGCGACTCCAGGTCGGTCGCGAACCACAGGTCCGCGCCCTCGGCCTGGCCCTGCGCCGCCATCGGGCGCGACACCAGGTGTCCGTCCGCGCGGCGCGTGGTGAACATGGCGATCTCGATCCCCTCGATCAGGCGGTACAGGTCCGCCAGCTTCTTCTCGGTGGGGACGTTCTCGGTCGCCCCGTGCTTTCCATCCTTCCAATCCGACATGCTACGACCTCCAAAATCCAAGGTTAGTGTAAGGTCCGGAGGCGGGCGGGTGAGCAGTATGCGTGCCGCCCGGCCTTGCCCCGCGCCCCCACGCGCGGCATCCTTGGGCGCCCTCTGACGAACCAGCGCATCTCCGCACCGCACGATACGTGAACCCGCGCACCCTGCACCGCCTCCAGATCCTGGGCGCCGCCCTCCTCTTCTCCACCGGGGGGGCGGCCATCAAGGCGACCACGCTCACGAGCTGGCAGGTGGCCGGGTTCCGGTCGGGGATCGCGGCGCTCGCCATCCTCCTGCTGGTGCCGTCCGCGAGGCGGGGGTGGTCGTGGCACGTGGTGCCGGTGGGGCTGGCGTACGCGCTGACGCTGGTCACCTTCGTGACGGCGAACAAGCTGACCACGTCGGCCAACGCCATCTTCCTGCAGTCCACGGCGCCGCTGTACGTGCTGCTGCTGAGTCCGCTCCTGCTGCGCGAAAAGATACGCCGGAGCGACGTGGCGTTCATGGCGCCCATCGCGCTGGGGCTGGCGCTCTTCTTCCTGGGTGCCGAGGAGCCGGTGCGCACCGCGCCGGACCCCGCGCGCGGCAACCTGATGGGCGCGGCGAGCGGCCTCCTGTACGGCTTCACGGTGATGGGGCTGCGCTGGACGGGGAGCCGCGGTGAGGGCTCGGCCGTCCCTACCATCGCCGCGGGGAACGTGTTCGCTTTCCTCCTCTGCCTCCCCGCCGCGCTTCCGGTGACGGGCGGGGGGACGGGGGACTGGCTGGCGGTGGGGTACCTGGGCGTCTTCCAGATCGCGGCCGCGTACGTCCTGCTCAGCGCCGGCATCCGCCACGTCGGCGCGCTGGAGGCGAGCACGCTCCTCCTGCTGGAGCCCGCGCTGAACCCCGTGCTCTCCTGGATCTTTCACGGCGAGGAGCCGAGCGGCTGGGCGATCGCCGGCGGCGTGCTGATCATCGGCGCTACGGTTCTGAAGACGTGGTGGGACGGGCGCGCCGTCACGGAGCCGGAGGCGGCGCCGGGGTGAGGGACGCCGCCCCCGCATCAGCCGGGGGATGAATCCCCCGGCTGGAACCACGGGAAGCCGGCTGAAGCCGGCTCGTGAGGCGCGGCATCAAACCCCTAGTCCGCGCAGGCGGACTTTGCGTGGTTCCAGCGGCGAATTCATTCGCTCCTGGCCCGGGCCTCGGCGGATTCACGAGGCACGGGCAGCCACGCGGGGCTGCCCCTACGAGGTTCCGGCGCGTGCGGCGAGGATCGAGATCGGCAGGGGGGCGCGGTGAATCGGCGGTGATCGCGCCCCTACCGCCGATCTCGCCCCCGAGTCCGCGCAGGCGGACTTTGTGCTGTTGTTGCCGCGAGTTCACTCGCCAGGACCAACCCCCAAACCCCGATCCCGTGCTTTCGCTGGACACGCTACTGAGTGGACTTCCGCGGCGCCCCCAGGCGGGGGAGCTGCTGGCGGGCTTCGTACCGCCGCCGCGGTTCGCGAACAAAGGGTTCGACGACTACCGGCCCGATGCCCGGCATCCCTCGCAGGGGGCGGCGGTGCAGCGGCTGCGCGAGGTGGCGGCCGAGCTGCGGGAGGGGACGCGCGTGGGGTGGCGCGGGCTCTTTCGTCCGGCCCGCACGGGGAGCGGGGTGTACCTGGACGGCGGCTTCGGCGTGGGGAAGACGCACCTGCTGGCCGCGCTCTGGAACGCCGCGCCCGCCCCGCGCGCCTATCTCAGCTTCGACGAGCTCGTCTACACCATGGGGCTGCTGGGCGTGGACGGGACGCGCGAGCTGTTCAGCGGGCAGCGTCTGGTGTGCGTGGACGAATGGGAGCTGGACGACCCCGGCAACCTGCGCATGGCGCTCGCCTTCCTGCGTGGCGCGCTGGCGGACGGCGCGCGCGTGGCCGCCACCTCCAACACCGTACCCGACGAGCTGGGGCGCGGGCGCTTTCCGCAAAAGAGCTTCGCCGCCGAGATCGAGGAGCTGGCCGCAGCCTTCGAGACGCTCCGCGTGGAGGGCGAGGACTTCCGCCACCGCCTCTTCCGCGCCGATCCCGGCCGAGCGCTCTTTCTGGACGAGGCCGCCATAGAGGAGGCCGCGCGCAACGCCCCTCCCCGCACCCTGCGCGCGCCCTTTGCCGAGCTCCTCGTGGCGCTGGGGGAGGTGCACCCGATCCGCTACGCCACACTGGCGGACTCGCTGGAGGGGTTGCTCGTCGATGACATGATGCCCATCGGGAGCATGGCGGAGGGGCTGCGCTGGGTGCACTTCATCGACAAGGTGTACGACGATGCGCTGCCGCTCGCGGCCACCTCGGGAGTGTCGCTCGGTGAGATATTTCCGGGCGACTTCGTGGCGGGGCCGTTCGGAAAGAAGTTCTCGCGCTGCCTCTCGCGGATGGAGGAGATGCTTGGGGAGAGGACGGGTTGAACGACGAAGCCCCCGCGGCACATGCCGCGGGGGCTTCGATTCGTATCGCCGGCCGACGGGCTACTCGGCCTGCGTCTCCGCGATGAGCTTCCTGACCGCGCGGACGGCGTTCTTTTCCAGGAACTTGGCCATCGCTTCCTCTTCCAGCAGGCTCTCCTGCAGGAGGGGGAGGCACGCGTTCTCGCCCATCGCGGTGGCGATGGCGATGGCGGTGCGGTAGGCCGCGATCTCGTAGTGCTCGATGCGCAGGCCGGACCCGATGTCGAACGCCTCGAGGATCGGCTTGGACGGCTTCTCCTCGGACTTGAAGGAGTCGTGCTCCTCGCGGAGCCCGATCGCCGCCTCGCACTTCTCCGCCTTGGCCTTCTCGCCGAGCACCTTGAAGACTTCCTGGATGCGCTCGATCTGCCCTTCCGTCTCCCGCACGTGCTCCTCCAGGCGGGCCTTCATCTCCGGGCTGTTGACCTCGCGCGCCATCCCCTTGGTCCCCGTCAGGAACTTCCGTTCGGCGTAGAGGATGTCGCCCAGCTCGTGCAGGAGGAGCTCCCGCATCTCCGTAACGGCCATTCGCTCGCTCCGTTAGACGTGCGAGCGGCGGCCGGCGATCATGCGGTACAGCGCCAGCAGGATCAGCGCGCCGATGATGGAGCCGATCAGCCCGGCGTTCCCGTCGCTGCGGCCGCCCGTCAGCATGTTCCACAGGAACCCGCCGACGACCGAGCCCGCGATGCCCAGCAGGATCGTCACGATGATGCCACCCGGATCACGCCCCGGCATGATGAGCTTGGCAATGGCGCCCGCGATAAGGCCGAGGATGATCATCCAGATGAAACCCATGGTTCGCCTCACGGTCGGGTGAAATCGTCGGCCCACGATGGACCGCCGTCGCGGCGCGTCCAACGCAATTCAGGTGCCGAACGGGGGAAGTGCGTGAGTGCGGGAGTGCGGGAGTGTGGAAGCGAGCACCGGACTGGCTCGGAGTCCTAAGTGCTAAGTCCTTAGTGCTGAACAACATTGCGCTCTTCTTTGCCCGCTTATTCCCGAGTAAAGACAAAACAGCAATCTCACACAGAGACACGGAGACACAGAGGAAAGGGCACGGAGCCAACTCCGTGGCTCCGCGCCCCCACTAGGCACCAGGCACCAGGCACTTGGCACTTAGGACTCAGGACTTAGGACTTTCTTCCTCGAACACCTCATCCAGGTCCTCCACCCCCGCCGCCTCGAACACCTTTCGACGGATGCGGCGGTCGAAGAGAGCCCACTTCAGGCGCTGCTGTTCGTCGTCGTCGTCGTCGCCGGTGAGGAAGCCGACATCGATCTCGAAGCCGCCGGCGCGGGAGCGGCCGCCGCCGTAGGGACGGCCGCGCGGGTCGTTGCCCAGGCAGTCCTTCAGGAAGCGGTCCACGTGCAGCGTCGCCTTGTTGGTGCGCAGGCTGCCGGAGATCACCTCGCGCCCGTCCTCGCCGTCGTCAAGCAGGCCGTAGACGATGACGGTGTGGACGTTCTCCTCGGTGAGGAGGAAGTCGGCGGCCTGGGGGATGGCGTCGCGGTCGGCGAGGCGCACGCAGCCCACGCCCGCCACGGAGAAGCCGCTGCGCACCACGCGCTTGCGCAGCGCTTCCTCGATGATGCGCAGCGTGGCGTGCGACTTCTGCACGCAAAGCACGCGCTCCAGGAGCACCGAGTCCATGAAGCGGCTCAGGTACGCCGCGGCGCGGTACTCCGGCGGGCGCGCGTGGACGAAGCCGTCCGTCTCGCTGTGCAGGCCGTGCATCAGCGCCGTGGCCAGGCGCACGTGCGACTCGTTGCCCGCTTCCAGCGTCAGCAGCTCGCCGCTCTCCAGGTACTCCGAGATCAGCGTGGCCGCCGCGCCCACGGGCCGCACGTCGGAGAAGATGGGGTCGAGCACGCCCTGCGCATCGTGGTGGTCGATCACCGCCAGCGTCGGCACGCCCGCGGCGGCGAGGCGCTCGGTGAGGTGCGTGGTGGTGCCCTGGTTGTCCACGAAGACGGCGGCGCTGTACCCGTCCAGCTCCATCCCCTCCTCGTAGAGCACCAGGCGCAGCTCCAGGAGGTTGACCAGCGCGAGGTTCTCCGGGTGGCTGATCTTGCCGTCGTACATCACGTCCACTTCGATGTCGAACCGCCGCGCGATCTCCAGGTACGCGAGCCCCGTGGAGATGGCGTCCGGGTCAGGGAAGTCCTGGATGGCCACCACGTGCTTCTCGCCGGCCCGGCTGGAGAGGAGGCTCGCCAGCTCGGCCGCGCGCGCCGCGCTCTCTTCGAGCGGCGTGGGGGGCGTCTCCAACGTCTGCACGGGTTCGGACATCGCTCGCGTCTTCCGGGGGGTCGCGTTCCTTCCCCTGCCGCTGATGGCGAGCGCCGTGCCAGAACTTCAACGGCCGTTTCACACAGAGACACAGGGCTACTCCACCGCCTGGATTGTGAAGCCGCCCGCGACGATGCGGACGACGTGGAGCTCGTCTAAGCCTTCGGCGAGGGTGGGGCGCTCCAGGCGCTTGAGGGTGCCAAAGAGCCCGCTCGGCGGCACCTGGCGCGGGCGGGCGGCGTTGCGGGCCACGGAGCCTTTCGGGTCCGGCTCGAAGAAGTAGCCGATGGTGCGGAAGCCGGCCGCGCGCGCCGGTGCCAGGTAGCGCGCCCGCTCGGCCACGGTCGGGTTGGTGTTGTCGATGACGAAGCGCTGCCCCGCCTCGACGCACGCCTCCATCAGCAGCCGCTCGCGCCGCCGCGTGCGCACCATGTCCAGGCTGATGCGCACGTGCGTGTCGAAGAAGCGCTCGCGGTAAAAGGTCGACTTCCCCGCGGCCTGGATTCCCACAAGGATCACGGCTTCCATGCGGTGGCCGCTCCGCGAGAACGGTGCCCTGTGGACGCCGGGGCGTGCGAGTTGCTCACGCGTCGGCGGAAACGGCACTCTGCCCAGGAGGGGGAATGGATTCAGGGGGCGACGGAAGGATCGCGGCACGGCCGGGGACGCCTTCCGGCACGGTGGAGCCGGGGCTCCAGCGACTTCCGCTCGCCGGGACGGAGGCACTGCTGTACGTGCCCGCCGGCTACCGCCTCGAGACGCCCGCGCCGCTCGTGCTGGCGCTGCACGGGGCAGGCGGCAATGCCCAGCACAGCCTCGATCCGCTGCACGGCTTCGTGGACGATCTGGGGTTCGTGCTCCTCGCGCTCAAGTCCGTGGGGCGCACCTGGGACGTGATCCTGGGCGGGTTCGGCGCGGACGTGCGGGCGATCGACGGCGCGCTGGCCCACGTCTTCGGGCGCGTCGCGGTGGACCCGGAGCGGATCGTCGCCAGCGGGTTCTCGGATGGCGCATCGTACGCGCTCTCGCTGGGGATCACCAACGGCGACCTGTTCAGGCGCATCGTCGCCTTCTCGCCCGGGTTCATGGCGCCCGCATCGCGGCACGGGGCGCCGGGCGTCTTCGTGTCGCACGGGACGCGGGACCAGGTGCTCCCGATCGACGTGTGCAGCCGCCGCCTGGTCCCGAGACTGCGCGAGATGCGGTATCTGGTGGAGTACCGCGAGTTCGACGGCGGCCACACGATCCCGCCCCGCATCGCGCTGGAGGCGGCGCGGTGGATGGTGAAATGACGAGAGGCGCGGAGAACGGGTCTCCGCGCCTCCTCGGAATTCCTCTTGCTGCGCAGCTGTCAGGGGCGGTAGCGCAGGCGTACGTCCTCGTCGCGCTCCATGGTCACGGGCACCCCGTCGATGAGCCCGGGCTGGAACCTGCGGCTGAGGAGCGAGTCGTGTACCCAGCGGTCCAGCTCCCTCTCGCCGGAGGAGCGGACGATCTCGAGGCTGCGGATCTCACCCTGCGTGCCCACGATCACCCGCACACGCATCGGCGGGGGAGCCTGCTGCTGGTCGAGCGCGGCGGTGCTCAGCTCGAAGCGCGTGGTGGAGCGGGGCTGGCAGACTTCGGAGCGGCCCACGCGGAAGACGGTCTCGGCGGCCGGATCGATGCGCAGCCGGACGCTCCACGGGCTCCCCGCGCGCTGCGCGCGGATCGAGTTCCGCAGCAGCGCGGTGACCTGCGGCTCCTCGCCCTGCGGAAGCCAGTAGTCGATCGGCATCACGCGCTCCACGCTCCCGTCCGCCGCGAAGGCGACCGAGTAGAGCGCGGTCATCTTGCCGTCGCGGATCGGGTGCTCCTGGGCGAATTTGGCCATGCTCTGGGCCAGCGCCGCGGAGTCCGCCAGCACGGCGACGGAGGGAAGGGTGCCCGGCTGCCTCACGGTGGTGCACCCCTCGCGGGGCGCGGGCTTGTCGGTCAGGAGCTGCGGGTCGCGGGCGCGCTGGGCATCCACCGGCGCCGCGAACGCCACGGCGCAGACGAGCGCGCCGAGCGCCGTCCCTCGGAGGGAAAGGATCATTGGAATGCTGGTTCTGGAGGGGGTTCGTGCGGACCTGCGATGGGGTCCATCCGCTGAATAGTAGCGCATTGCGCTCCGTCCAACAACATTTGTAGTCCACCACTCACGGGAGACGAATGGCCGCAAACAAGTTCTCGGTCACGAAGGGGCTGGCGATGCGCCGGTCCAAGATCCACGGGCGCGGCGTGTACGCGCGGGTGCCAATATCAGCCGGCACGCGCATCGTGGAGTACACGGGCGAGCGCATCACCATGGACGAGGCGGAGGCGCGCTACCCCGAGGACCCGGACACGGTCTACCACACCTTTCTCTTCGCACTGGAGGACGGCGCGGTGATCGACGCGGCGTTCCAGAGCAACATCGCGCGCTGGATCAACCACTCCTGCGATCCCAACTGCGAGGCGGTGGAAGAGGACGGCCGCATCTTCATCGAATCCCTCCGCGACATCGCGCCGGGCGAGGAGCTGGCGTACGACTACCACTTCATCCTGGAGGTGCGCCACTCCCCCGCCATGAAGCGCCGCTACCCCTGCATCTGCGGCGCCCCCAACTGCCGCGGGACGATGCTCGCCAAGAAGCGGTAGCAAGCGAGACGGCTTCAGCCGTCTTCCCGTGGTTCCAGCCGGGGGATTCATCCCCCGGCGCCCACCCGCGCCGCCGGGCGAACGGATTGTATCCCCTTGCGCCGCAATGCGAAACGAACAACGTTTGTGGTCCGTACGGGGCGCCATGCCCAACCAGACGCAGCCCTCCCGCCGCCTATTTCCGATGCGCTTGTTTCGATCGCTCCTCCTCACGGGCATCCTCTGCGCGTTCGCCGCGCCGGCCCCCGCACAGCAGCGCGGCTTCACGCTGGCCGAGGTGGAGGAGCTCCTGCGCAGCGACGTCAGCAGCACGCGCATCCTCCTGCTGGTGCAGCAGCGGTGCATCCACTTCGACCCGGACGCGAGGGCGCTGGCGGCGCTGTCGGCCGCGGGGGCCACCTCGGAGCTCCTGGAGGGCCTGCGCCAGCCCTCGCAGTGCAGGACGCACCGGGGCCCCTTGCCGAAGTCGTCCGCCCCGGCCGCACCCGTCACGCCCGAAACCCCGCCCACGCGCCGCTCCGCACGGCCGCTGGCGTTCCTCGGTTTCGGGTACGCGAACGGCTCCTTCACCCCGGACGAGGGCGAGGGCGACGGGGTGGGGCATGGCGCCGCGGTGGAGTTCGGGGTGGGAGGCTCGCACTTCGCCGTCTTTGCGCGCGGCGCCTTCGCGGGGATCGATTCCGGCGAGGGTGAGGCGTACGACCTGGGGAACACGGACCTCGGCGCCCGCGTGGTCCTCCTCCCGGCGCGCGCGGTCCTGCGCCCGTACGTGGACGCGGCGGTCTCGGTGATCAGCATGCAGTACACGGACGGCGACGGGTCGGAAAGGCAGAGCGCGACCGGCTTCGGCGTGTCCGGCGCCGGCGGTGTGCGGCTCTCCGTCACGCCGAAAGTGGCGCTCGATGCCAGCTACCGCAGGGTGTTCGGATCGCTCAGCCAGGTAGGCTCGGACGCGCCCGCCGGGCTGGAGGAAGGCGAGGCCGGAACCGGGGGATGGCTGGTGGTGGGGCTGAGCTGGACGCCGGGCGCGAACCGAGCCCCGGCTCCGTGAACCACCCCGCGCCGCGTCCGGACGACACCGTCGCGTCCCCGCCGCGGCGCGGGCCGGGGGAGAACCCGTTCGCCGGGCTGGCGCTCCTGCTGGCCGTCGCCGGCGTCGTGCCGCCGCTGCGCACGGTCGCGTGGGTGCTCGCGGCGTTGAGCGGGGCGCTGGCGATCGGCTACGCGGTCGGCCGGGCCGGTGCGGGGCGCGTGCAGCTCGGCCTCGCCGTGGGCGTGGTCGTGCTCACCTTCCTCGCGACTCCCCCGCCGAATCGCGCCGCGTACCGGGACGTGGCGAGCGCGGACACCGTCGAGGAGCGAACCCGCGAGTCCGACACACCGGATGCGCCGCCGCGAGAGGAGAACGACGAGGAGTCG belongs to Longimicrobium sp. and includes:
- a CDS encoding DUF885 domain-containing protein: MRRTVLLALALAACAPAAPRTAPAPANAGQQARYDRFARTFLDWYYAADPVRSTGLGIHRFDERLPDLSRPAIDRRTAELHRFLAELGTIDPASLNQDARFDHQILDHALRAELLEWEEVRGWRKNPSYYNNVVAGGLASIASREFAPAPRRMELLIARMEGIPAVLAAARANLADVPQLWATDAVRNTRGTVSFLRQDLPAALAAQGAGSADAALRTRFEAARNRAITEMEGYAAWLERDVVPTARGDFRLGRSVFERKVKYEEFVDLTADQLRDVNERAIRDYHARVAREAARIDPRRTPLQVMDSITGVHPTPKQLIPTARAQLDTIRRFIVEHGIVTLPSDRMPVVRPTPEYARQGFASMDTPGPFEDVATEAFYNITNVDPAWTAEQKEQHLTYFNYPGLLGITVHEAMPGHFVQLLYRSQIPTEVRKVFTPSSLVEGWAHYAEQMMVDEGLGGGSPAVRLGQLRRALQRHARWHAGLAMHAYGASVEDAAKRFEEIAFFAPFPALRETQRGTNDPTYLYYALGRMQILKLRDDYRRHLESQGKPFSLREFHDRFLRLGLPVSLARRAMIPGDTAAGL
- a CDS encoding VWA domain-containing protein produces the protein MWKRSPLLLIVLLAACSESGSDQGSSIQREELIDFVELESAQTPSDSGGPAGMMYETAQAIPPELEDGGSGLARTRGERYASLSENRFMDARRAPLSTFAIDVDAASYSNVRRFLTSGALPPADAVRIEELVNYFDYDYPDPTGEDPFSITTEVSAAPWNPRHRLVHVGLQGRRMSTERLPPSNLVFLVDVSGSMQSPDKLPLVQESLRMLTDQLRRQDRVAIVLYAGDAGVALPSTSGADKAAIRRAIDAMYAGGSTNGAGGITTAYETVRRNYIPGGNNRVILATDGDFNVGVSTDAELVKLIERERNDGISLTVLGFGTGNYQDAKMEALADHGNGNYAYVDDVGEARKALVEEMAGTLHTLAKDVKVQVEFDPARVQSYRLIGYENRALAARDFHDDRKDAGELGAGHSVTALYEVVPRPDADGGQLLTVRLRYKAPNGVHSRALARAVPNRVTPPARASDDFRFAAAVAEWGMLLRGSAYRGSASYDAVLARARSARGPDLQGHRAEFVQLVEASRRLGVRGE
- a CDS encoding pyridoxamine 5'-phosphate oxidase family protein, giving the protein MSDWKDGKHGATENVPTEKKLADLYRLIEGIEIAMFTTRRADGHLVSRPMAAQGQAEGADLWFATDLESHKLDELETDPHVNVSFYRDRTREWVSVSARARLVRDRAKIHELYKPDWRAWFGDEGGERDGGPDDPRIVLIAVDADSVVYMVNNTPRPVVLFEVVKGIVTGSEPNIGETRTLSGQEMHGSA
- a CDS encoding DMT family transporter yields the protein MNPRTLHRLQILGAALLFSTGGAAIKATTLTSWQVAGFRSGIAALAILLLVPSARRGWSWHVVPVGLAYALTLVTFVTANKLTTSANAIFLQSTAPLYVLLLSPLLLREKIRRSDVAFMAPIALGLALFFLGAEEPVRTAPDPARGNLMGAASGLLYGFTVMGLRWTGSRGEGSAVPTIAAGNVFAFLLCLPAALPVTGGGTGDWLAVGYLGVFQIAAAYVLLSAGIRHVGALEASTLLLLEPALNPVLSWIFHGEEPSGWAIAGGVLIIGATVLKTWWDGRAVTEPEAAPG
- the zapE gene encoding cell division protein ZapE, which produces MLSLDTLLSGLPRRPQAGELLAGFVPPPRFANKGFDDYRPDARHPSQGAAVQRLREVAAELREGTRVGWRGLFRPARTGSGVYLDGGFGVGKTHLLAALWNAAPAPRAYLSFDELVYTMGLLGVDGTRELFSGQRLVCVDEWELDDPGNLRMALAFLRGALADGARVAATSNTVPDELGRGRFPQKSFAAEIEELAAAFETLRVEGEDFRHRLFRADPGRALFLDEAAIEEAARNAPPRTLRAPFAELLVALGEVHPIRYATLADSLEGLLVDDMMPIGSMAEGLRWVHFIDKVYDDALPLAATSGVSLGEIFPGDFVAGPFGKKFSRCLSRMEEMLGERTG
- a CDS encoding ferritin-like domain-containing protein, which encodes MAVTEMRELLLHELGDILYAERKFLTGTKGMAREVNSPEMKARLEEHVRETEGQIERIQEVFKVLGEKAKAEKCEAAIGLREEHDSFKSEEKPSKPILEAFDIGSGLRIEHYEIAAYRTAIAIATAMGENACLPLLQESLLEEEAMAKFLEKNAVRAVRKLIAETQAE
- a CDS encoding GlsB/YeaQ/YmgE family stress response membrane protein, with the translated sequence MGFIWMIILGLIAGAIAKLIMPGRDPGGIIVTILLGIAGSVVGGFLWNMLTGGRSDGNAGLIGSIIGALILLALYRMIAGRRSHV